One genomic region from Ovis canadensis isolate MfBH-ARS-UI-01 breed Bighorn chromosome 24, ARS-UI_OviCan_v2, whole genome shotgun sequence encodes:
- the LOC138428643 gene encoding olfactory receptor 4A47-like: protein MEQRNNVTEFVLLGLTQSPQVQKILFAVFLLIYIVTMMGNVLIVITVVASPTLDSPMYFFLGNLSFLDAVYSTNFIPSMIKSFIYEKKTISFQACMAQLFMEHLFGGAEILLLVVMAYDRYVAICKPLHYLTIMNQRVCVLLLLFAWVGGFLHAVLHPLFVYNLPFCGPNVMDHFVCDMYPLLKLACTDTHIIALTVLANDGAICVVIFMLLLISYGVILHSLKNLSQEGRFKALSTCGSHITVVLLFFVPCIFMYVRTPSTLPIDKFLTVFYTVVTPMLNPLIYTLRNGEMKNAMKKLWTRKRK from the coding sequence ATGGAACAAAGGAACAATGTGACTGAGTTTGTCCTCTTGGGGCTCACTCAGAGCCCCCAGGTTCAGAAGATATTATTTGCTGTGTTCTTGCTCATTTACATTGTCACGATGATGGGCAATGTACTCATAGTCATCACTGTGGTAGCCAGTCCGACCCTGGATTCCCCTATGTACTTCTTCCTTGGAAATCTGTCATTTCTGGATGCTGTTTATTCTACTAACTTCATCCCGAGTATGATTAAAAGCTTTATTTATGAGAAGAAAACCATTTCCTTCCAAGCTTGCATGGCCCAGCTTTTTATGGAGCACTTATTTGGTGGTGCTGAGATTTTACTCCTGGTGgtcatggcctatgaccgctatgtggccatctgcaaacCCTTGCATTATTTGACAATAATGAATCAGCGAGTGTGTGTTCTGCTACTGCTCTTTGCCTGGGTTGGTGGGTTTTTGCATGCTGTCCTTCATCCTCTCTTTGTTTACAACCTTCCATTCTGTGGCCCAAATGTCATGGACCATTTTGTGTGTGACATGTACCCCTTGTTAAAACTAGCCTGCACAGACACTCACATCATTGCCCTCACAGTACTGGCCAATGATGGGGCCATCTGCGTGGTCATCTTCATGCTCTTACTCATCTCCTATGGGGTCATTCTACACTCCCTGAAGAATCTTAGTCAGGAAGGGAGGTTCAAAGCCTTGTCCACCTGTGGCTCCCACATCACTGTGGTGCTCCTCTTTTTTGTGCcctgtatttttatgtatgtgaGAACTCCTTCCACTTTACCTATTGATAAATTCTTGACTGTGTTTTACACTGTTGTCACCCCTATGCTGAATCCTCTAATCTATACTCTgagaaatggagaaatgaaaaatgCCATGAAAAAGCTCTggaccagaaaaagaaaatga